The genomic region tgtgtgtgtgtatgtgtgtatgtatgtatgtgtgtatgcatctatatatgcatgtatgtatgtgtgtatgcatgtgtatgtatgtatgcatgcatatatgtctatatgtatgtatgtgtgtatgtgtgtatgtatgcatgtatgtgtgtatgcatgtgtgtgtgtgtgtgtgtgtgtatgcatgtatgtatgtttgtgtgtatgtgtgtgtgtatgtatgcatgtgtgtgtgtgtgtgtgtgtatgtgtgtatgcatgtatgtgtgtatgtgtgtgtgtatgtatgcatgtatgtgtgtatgtatgcatgtatgtgtgtatgtatgcatgtatgcgtgtatgcatgtttgtgtgcatgcatgtatgtatgtgtgtgtgtgtgtgtgtgtgtgtgtgtgtgtgtgtgtgtgtgtgtgtatgcatgtttgtatgtgtgtatgcatgtttgtgtatgtatgcatgtgtgtatgcatgtatgtgtgtatgcatgtgtgtgtgtgtgcatgcatgcttgtgtgtatgcatgtatgcatgtatgcgtgtatgtatgtgtacatgcgtgtgtgtgtgtgtgtgtgtgtgtgtgtgtgtgtgtgtgtatatgtctgtgtgtgtgttgaaatatATGTATTGGGTTTTAAAGTGGCTTTAAACCTTATAAAAAAATTTGCCAATTAGATTTAATACATTTGCAACTGAAGCACATTAGATATCTACTTaaaaatactgaagatttttatgcTGTTTTACAGTAAGTGAACAGGAAAAACTTTAATTTGCATCTATATCAATgtatatagtaataattataaatcTTTGCTTTATGATTCTATAAAACATGCCATATTTGATACATTAGTGAACTATcaactacatttttaaatgattgatGGAAATTGACAGATTGATTTGTTAAAATCAAAGTTTAGCTCTAAAAagcaatattaaaattaaaatactcATTGAATATATGTACATTTgtctaaaaaaaatcagtattgttCAGATCTGTTGGCCTGGCATTTTGCTCTTTTGATTCTTAAAGTTAATTAATAGTTAATTAATAGTTTCCCAAATAGGGGCTCATGAGGGAATTGCTagtaaaaagctaataaaaaggTCAAATTCAACAGGATCTCCATCTCTGCAATGCAGTGAATTTTCTACCAAAATTACTTTTTCATGTTGTGGACAAACGTTTGCAGCAAGAAGCACTTAGAAACTTTCCCACTAAACACAGAGAATTAAAGGTCTCCTGCAGTTTACtggcaaaataaaagcttgatggtttaatgtttgaaagtgaAGAATTAAGACATAAATAGTAGTATTATAACTATAAAAAAgcgtttactaaaattaaaaactttactGTTTGCTTGCACGTTGTGACTGTTAACTGACATCAGAGAATCGTGAATGAAATAAATAGTGAAGAAAATAGTTAATGTTAAAGGGGTTTGACTGATCTCTGTTTTAACTCCTTGTGAAGATGTTTGCTCAGAGCGGAGGGAGGAGTCCGTTCTGCAGGATGTCCAGTCTGTGGTCAGTCCTCAGCAGCCTGTGAAACTTAACGCAGCTACAGATGAAGAAGAAACTACAGTGGACAAAACCAACCCACCGCCACCAACAGCACATGATGAACACTCAACACTGCAGTATGTTTCATTACTATTGGCTTTATTAATTGCATTTCAAATAGGGCTGTTGTTTTGACTCCTTAGTGTGGCATGATTAATTATGGAAAAAAGAACAACGTGTCTTTAGACATTTAATGCAGCGCCTGTCAAGAGCTGTCCATCATTTTACATTGATGCACTTTCTGATGAACATGATGCACGACAATGGACTGTGTGATGAAGCCTATTAGAATGCAGTCTAAAACTCAAGATGCAAAAGTGCAAAAAATGACCCTGTTATTTTTTAATACTACAGTTCTATAAATGAGAAATTACTATTAGGTTGCATTTTAAGCTCAGTATTGTCTGTTTTAATTTTGTCAACGAAAATAGTTCTAATCAAAGCCACATCAGAACTGTTGAGCAACACACAGCGGTGATTCGTTACTGAATGAATCCTTGTTTTTGAACAAACACAGTGAGCCAGTGAGAGAGACACtcactttgtttctgaatgaattggttgagtgaatgattcaatgactcaattAAATCTTAGttttgagagtgagagagacactcactttgtttctgaatgaattggttgagtgaatgattcaatgactcaattAAATCTTAGTTTTTCAAactatttcataaaaaatatataatttgtagtTTAATAttgaatttcaaaaaaaaaaaagtcattatttatgCAATGCTGAATTAAAAAGATTCCATTCTAAAGCTACGTACAATGCTTATctcagttaaattaaatttatgcatttagcagacgcttttatccaaagcgacttgcagtgcattcaggctaacatttttttacctaatgtgttccctgggaatcgaacccacaaccttgtgcgctgctaatgcaatgccaCAGGAACACACTGATCACTTAACAcaataatgactttaaatgatcttttgagggggtaattaaaaacatttgcaaaatTGCATCATGCAAGTAATATAAGGGTTTAAAATATGAATCGCATGACCGACCAAATTTCAATACATTTTGCAATGATTTCTTTATTTCCAGAAGCCAAAATCCAGCCCAGGCCCCAGAGATCGTGTTGAGCCAGTTCCAGGGAGCTGAAGCCCTGCAGCGTCCGCCAATGACTCTGGACAGCGCCGTCTGGAGCAAAGCCATGGCTCCGGAGGAAGTGCTGGAAGATCTGAAGCTGGATTGCACCATGCCTCAAACCCTAGTGCTGCCTCAAGACAAAGAAGACACGGCCAGCATCGGACAGTGGGGAGAGCAGCTGGTTCACTCCTTCCTCACGCACTGGAAAGAGAACGGCGGCCCCAGTCAAATCACCTGGTTCAACGAGAACGGAGAGAGTGGCCGTGCATGCGACTTCAAGCTGACCTTCACAAATAATGGCAGCATGCAAGAAGTCTTCGTGGAGGTGAAGACGACGGTCAGGCGAGAGCGACACTTCATCCACATGTCTGCGAACGAGCTGGATCTGGCACTGAAGGAGAAGGAGCGATATCACATATACCGAGTGTACGGCGCTGGAGATGTGCAGCACGTTCGTCTCTGTCGCATCAAGAATCTGGCGCAGCATCTGCACTCCAAGTCTCTGGAATTGTTTTTATTCGTGTAGCCATCTTAAAATCTGGAGTTGTTTTAGGATAACATTTTCTGACCTGTGTCAGATGTACAATTCTGCCAGTTTTGCACTCTattctgtttaattattttaattttattttttaactactgATACTGTTTGTACTGATATGTGCGATTGCACGATTTTAGTGGCCAGTTATAGTTAAACGTTTTAAAGAATCAACATTTTCTCTACTCACGTTTTTGGTCATGTATTCAGAGCACAGGTTTTGCATTGATTCTGTCATAAGCTCTACTGTAAAAGTATAACTTTACTCTTTGGATTTCTGTAATCATTTCCGTAAATAAATGTTCTGAAAATGAAGAGATTTGGAATGGTTTCACTCTTTGATCTTTAAGGACACAACTAACAGAGAATGTTCCTCCAAACATTCTATCAGTAATTTTAGTAGAACGTTCATTTAGaatgttagcacaaaaacatttataGATCAATCATGgaacatttttctgaaatgtttaagttagtataatttatttaaacatgaacactaatttcagatggttcagagaacattcaaaagtaatgatCAAGTTTGCAAAATGCTAAAATGCAACATTCCCTTATATGATGTTCAtacaaccaagaaaaaaaaaaaaaaaagacaattggaAATTTTGAACCCTCTTCGCTAAAACGGTGCTGGAATTTTTTTCAGACAACCTAAAGAGAACCTATACAGAACGTTCTCTGatggttatttttaggttttacTTTATAACCAAAAACCAAGAACGTTCTAGAAACGAAACTGATTGGCCTTTagtttgtatttaaaaaacaaacaaacaaaaaataaattatatattttttccactgGCACTGAACATTAAAATACACATAGTTCTAAACGTGCAGCCTTAAATATCAATCTAAACAAAACTAAGGCTAATAAAGctaagcttttaaaaataaaaagacatttatacgaataaaatgcttttaaaatatacAGCCTTAGCGACCTGACGCGACGGAGCGACTCGTGCTGCTATTGGCTGACGCTCGCAGTGGGTGGAGTGTAGTCTGGTGACGCGAGGAGTGACCTGCGCTCTTACTGGCTGATGCGTGCAGTGGGCGGGGCTTCGTCTGCCCGTCTCGGAAGCCGTGATTTCTCCAGTCTCGGTGAGATGAGATCCGCGCCGGTGAATGACAAGATGTGGCGGAGCGACTGATTCCCAGCAGCACCGAGACACAGATGCGCGGAAGAGAGAGACACGACACTGCACCGTGAGAACAGACTCTCACTGCGGGATTTCTGCCTCGAAACAGAAGAACTGCGGCTCTGGACGGATTTCATGGTGAGAGCATTCCGCTTGATTGTcaacattattataatattgcAGCAATTTATATATTCTGACGTGGAATTGATGCATTAAGCTCAATCAAAAAAGACTAACGTATCCTGCTCAAGACTGAAGGATTGATGTTATAATAACCCGAGGTTACCGCTTCCAGACGACCTTAATAAGCACTGCAGAAGAATGTCCTTATGCtgctagtaaaaataaataaataatttattaataaaaatttaagcaTGGACATGAgcaatgcaattattattattgtttttcttattattaatcgCTTGGTACAGCAAAttggattaataataataataataataattaaaatatatatgtatgtgtgtgtgtgtgtgtgtgtgtttattttatatgcattGGACCTATGGCTACATTTCCAATTGTCCTGTTCACCATGTAAACGTATTCCCCCTTCAAGAAGTGTGTGTGGCTGCAGACTGCAggcagcactgtgtgtgtgtgtgtgtgtgtgtgtgtgtgtgctgctgctgttgttctcAGTGCGGATAGGATGAGTCTGCAGGTATCCGCAGGTCACCCAGAACTGAAGAGCGTTAAATGGATGCTGTCAGAGTCCGGATGAGTAATGAGCAGACCGGTCTGGGGAATAAGAGTGTTTAGATGCTGATCTCCTCTGGTGGACGCTAGACAGCAGTGCAATCTACATTCCCCGGCCCTGAGCTCTGCTCCTGAATGCAAACACAGACTCATGCCATGCTTCAGCTCTGCACATTGGTTTTCTGTTTGATAGAGACAGACTGATCTCTGTTTGCACATGCCTGCCGGACAACAACCACACATTCGCCCTGTGCATTCTGGGAAACAAACGTTAATGTGCGATATGGGATATGCTGGCTTGATTGTCTTTCACACCCCTGTGGTTTGAACACAAGGTGTGAGAGTCACAGTTGTTAATTATGAAAGCCGCTCCACACAACCTCCTGTTCACTGGATATTTACAGTATTGTCCAACATCTTACAGTCGTCCACATGCTCATGTGCATTTTTTGACGTGTAttgttaaaaactaaatttttccaGTTGTATTCTGAGGTGCCATTGCATGTTATTGAATATTGTTGCATGTTATGTTTAAAAAGTACCATAGAATGCTGTCGTTATACCATGGTACTGCCACAGTAAGTGACTTTTGGTGTTTACACTGTGATTCTTTTTAGTTtaaatgtcttatgaaatatgtTTGGAAATTGAAAAGCTTAATTGTGAAACGATGACTTTAAAGAGCTAATGCACATTTGAGAAAGATTGAACCATAGAAATGGATTAAATGGACagtatttaaaatctaaatactgagaaaatcgcttttaaagttgtcaaaatgaagttcttagcaatgcatattaccaatcaaaaattaagtttttatatatttatggtaagaaatgtacaaaatatctataGATCATATGGAACATAATCTTAATGATTTTTTGCCatgaaagaaaaatcgataattttgacccatacaatgtattttttgggCTATTGCTGAAAATATACCCAAGTGactaaagactggttttgtgctccagggtcacatattagtaGCAAAGGTCAAATGTCATGTGACTCTTCTCTATcagctattgtgtgtgtgtgtgtgtgtgtatttccagAAAGGCAAGTCTTTCAGGGTTAGTGAAGAAAACAAGCGGGTCTGTAGGGAGAAATGCACAGCTACTTTCCCAAACCCCGCTGAGTCCTGCAGAGCGGCAGCGACATGAATATTCTAGTGTGGAAGCActgagagagaacagagagattAAAGGCCCATGTTTCACCTCCCTTGACTTTCCCTTCCTTTTCTTTCCTCTTGTCTGCGTTTTCCTGGCTGCGGCTGCGATAACCGCGGAGCGAGCAGAATGACAAAATAGCTGGCGCATGGGAATAAATGAGCTGTTACCGTTTCACGCTTTTAAACGACTGTCTAATGACGAGAAACAGAGGAAGTCTGTGCCTGATTTGTGTGCAAAGAACGTCCTGTACCATATTGTGTACATCAGCATGTCAAAGTTTGACATTACAGCAGAGATATTCTATATTTGCATCTCTGCCTTGAGCCACACAGACTCGCTCGCAGATTTGACCTGGTGAGTCATATTGCACCAGCCCAGCTTCCAGCTTCTCTTTATGAAGTCCTGGTTACAAATCTGTCTGATTTGCAGACTGCGTTTGGAGTCTGTTTAATAAAGCATGCTGCAGGTCATTAGTGAGGGATTTGAGTGTTTAGCATGCAACTTGTCATGCACCATTAATGTGAAAGACAGCTGAAGTCTTAAAAGTGTTTGTTAAGGAGAGGTGAGTTATCTAATCATCCACTCTTAGCACCTTAGCAACCCACATTCCTgtgccctggcaaccacccagatcaccatagcctTGCATTGTTCAGAAATATGCATTGATGTTTCGTGTGCATGCAGAAGGAAGGTGTCATGACATGTAATGTGTAATGCAGGTGTCAATCGATAACATAAGCTGTGAATAAGAAAGTCTGTTCCATTGTCAAAGTCGTTGCACAGGGAAGAATTTTACTGTGAAACAGCTTTGAAACATCCtgcattgtataaagtgctatcgAAATAAATGTGAGTTTACTTGACATCACGGCTGCCAAGCACTTCTGCTCCGCTGGCAGTAACTAATGGTTTATGCTATTGAGGGATGGATGGGCTGTGATTCAGCCATTATGTATCACTGTTTTCCAATGTAATATTAAGATCAGAATGAGTGGACTTGGCTGGTGTATAAACCAGATTGAGTAATTGGGGGTAATTTAACTATTTTGACAACATCAAACAACGGTTGTGGCTGATAAGGTTAGTTCCGGTCCTTGAATCTGAATGGCTGAGGCGTTCCAAGAGTTTTCTTTCTGCAGGTTGCATCTTTACTCAAGTAAGGTGGCTTGAACAAAAGTCTGATTCATTTGGGAATGAAACTGATGACTGAGTTACTGAATCATTCATTATACTGTtttattctaaaatgctgattcaaTTAGGAATGAAACAGCtgactgaatcactgaatcattcgtTCAACTGTTTCTGcccaaaacattgactcatttgAGAAGAGTTgttgaatcattcatttaaacaATTTGTTGAAAAACACTTATTCAAAcaaaatcactgaatcattcatttagCTGTTTCCCTCCAAAACTCTGATTTATTTGGGAATAAATCATTAATTTAACTGATTTGTTTAGAGAAACAGATTAattcaaattataaaaacaagtcattgaatcatttgttCATCTGATTCGTCAAAaatcacagatttgtttagaaaTAAATCAAGTCAATGAaacattcattcagttaatttgttcagaaacactgattcattcgaGAATTAAACAACTGATTGAGTCGTTGACTCACACAACCAACTcatcaaaacactgattcattcagggatAAAATAgccgagtgagtcattgaatcactcaCACAACCAACTcatcaaaacactgattcattcagggatAAATCagctgagtgagtcattgaatcactcaCTCAACCAACTcatcaaaacactgattcatacAGGGATAAATCagctgagtgagtcattgaatcactcaCTCAACCAACTcatcaaaacactgattcattcagggatAAAATAgccgagtgagtcattgaatcactcaCACAACCAACTCATCAAAACATAGATTCAGTCAGGGATGAAACAGATGAGAGAGTCATTGAATCACTCACACAACCAACTCATCAAAACATAGATTCAGTCAGGGATGAATCAGCTGagcgagtcattgaatcactCACACAACCAACTCATCAAAACACAGATTCAGTCAGGGATGAATCAGCTGagcgagtcattgaatcactCACACAACCAACTcatcaaaacactgattcattcaggattaaattattcaaactttttatttaaaacactgaTTCGTTCAGAAAACACTACATCTGTGTGTTGCTCAGTAACACATCATGTAATGGATCTGTATGTCTTTGTGTCTTTCTGTAATAGAGGAGAAACAGACAAAGTAATTGGCAATTTTGTGTTTAAAATTCACTGAAGTTATTGAATGGTACGCGATTAATATTGCATAAATGTGTAATATCCAGCAATTTTTCTAGGTCTTCTCTTCATGCTGATGGTTAGATATTCTTCCGTTGAATCTCAAGAAGCATTTTGGATCATCTTAAATCACATGATCAGTAGGTTGATGCAGAAAAACTGTGATGTAACAAAtactaaaaaaactaatttgaccATCTTATTCAATCGGTTACGCAACAGCAGTAAACAGTCGAGCTCTGCTTTAAAAATTAGCAAATTGATAAATATTCAAGACGGACCCTTCGAAGTCCAGACGATTATAATATTGCATAAGCCACTGCACCCAAACACTGCGAGAGCGAGACTGCTGAGGCATGAAGCGCTGACGAGATCAGCAGGTTAGATGAGGGGAAGTGAAATCCCTCTTCTCAGAGGACGTGTCCCGTATCTGCAGGATAATTACATTCCCTGCGGCAGACCCCTGCTCAGTCCTCAGCAGAGGAAGGCAGCTCCTAAATTGAAATGCGTTGTTTCTTGTTCTCTGTGTTGCAGTAAAGCAGAGCGACCATCAGCAGAATGAGCTCCTCTCCCGTCGTCTCACGCGTGTCCGTCGACATCTTGGAGGAACTGCAGCTCTTTGCAGCTCAAAACCTGGAGAAGGTGGATGTCAACAAATACTATGAAGTCATCCGGGAGCTGGGGAAAGGCACCTACGGGAAGGTGGACCTCGTCATCCATAAGATCAGAGGTACAGCACAGATACAAACCAGCGGTAAACTAAAACCACACAAAACATTTAcactacattaaaataaacataaattaagtCAAATAGTtgatcttattttatttcattcagttgtcaaggcagcatttctcatttCATTTGGTATAAATTTAagcattaaaactaaaaaaaactacctcaataataatagtaataataataataataatcttaaaaaattaaaaaaatgttgtcaCACTATTTAactaagaaaatgtaaataacacatttgcaatatgtaaaaactaatattaattttacatacagtatatgaaagTATTTAAGcacattatttgaattttaaGTCAATCcacatttgtaaattatttatatatatatatatatatatatatatatatatatatatataatatatatatatataataaaagtttaatacACTTTAAACACCTAAAACAGTTTAACactttaattaattagttatgaaGAAAAAAcgtgattaaaatatttaacgCCGTTAACGCACTGGCCCCGCCCCCAGACCGGTGTCATgttacatttcatacagttgactgttgacaaatatgatgcagTGCAACAACTTCATGAATGCAGTTATGCCCTACAATTTAAGATATTGAGTTTTTGTCTCATAGTTATATCAAACGATATCACACCACCATGGAGAGCAGTTTTACACGAGTGCTGATTTTGTCCCGAATATCACAAgttttttatacaacagttcagtaaataagaagttaatattgtgttatatttgaAATACAATATTATGCTTTTGCTTAATTTAGCTGAGAAATATAACCTTTAAGTCATAGCAGAACTGTTGCTCGTCTCTGAATAAAACAGAGGTGTTTAGTTTCTGACTGAATCTGTGATTTGAATGAATCGTGTGAATCAATGATTTAAAAACTCATTCATAAGAGAGCTGTTTACTTCTTTGATGAATGAATCATCCATTTGAACGAATCGAATGTCTCataaagacatttaccaccacctgctggcagatttagtttcttatttagtgtaccatttcataaaaataaataataaaaataaaaacgttaAAGGGATGGTTCCAAAAAAttccatcatttactcatcctaatgtcgtttcaaacctttcttttgtggaacataaaagaaggtattttgaagactgttggtaACAAAGCTGTTTTGGTTACCAGTGACCagatgtttctcaaattatcttcttttatgttcaatagTTCGTTGTGGcctaaatgtttatgtatattAAACGTTGAATCAAACCAAATGGTATTAACGGTGTTATTTAgcagttaattaattaaataaattgtataaattagGGCTCGGCAAGTTAACGTGTTATCACGTTAACGAATTAATTGATAAATGCCCACAAATATTTATCGTGCGTTAACGCAGTTTTGTATTATTAtgaaaagaatgcaacaagctcgtaATCACGCCTTTATAAGTTGGAAATTAGGAAGTAATTTTGATAAACGTGCATTGTTAACATTATTGTGAGAGGATAACAGATGTTCTGAAATGAATGCatacaagaaaaaaacattgaaagaaaCAATGCATATATAGAACATATCTATATTTCTATACAAATTCATAAATATTCTCAGTTTTTGAATACCTAattgtttagatttatttatttctgtttaaaacTAGGGCTGTCAGTAAAGTACTTGTCTTTAGTAAGCAAAATTAAAGTTAACCAAGTATATATGCTTTAATTGAACGATTCAGCGAAATAAATCACCCGTCATGTTTTGTTTCTCTCAACCCATAGGTACCAAGATGGCTCTGAAGTTTCTAAAGAAGAAAACAACCAAGCTGAAGAGTTTCTTGAGAGAGTACAGCATCTCGCTCTATCTGTCTCCATGCCCCTTCATCATCAACATGTTTGGCATTGCGTTTGAAACAGAGGAATACTATGTTTTTGCGCAGGAATATGCGCCATCCGGTGACCTGTTCGATATCATTCCACCACAGGTAATGCAGCGACAATTAACGAGCATAATGCAcatgaataaagaaaaataatttctttcaaaattatgATCTatgcaccctcatgttgttcattttctttggaacacaaaagtagTGACTAATCAAGacccaaaatatacaaaaaaaatccataaagtcaagtcaccttcattTTTCTAAAGAGCTTTATATAATGTTGATTGTAATGTTTATTCAGTTTAG from Carassius carassius chromosome 40, fCarCar2.1, whole genome shotgun sequence harbors:
- the LOC132121938 gene encoding uncharacterized protein LOC132121938, translating into MQTQHNKEDRLVCWPPKASLSKTGGSSSGSQAVEEVMKMWPPPAALGLERSSSNISIHQRTTESPLHTEPRAPHEQGPRPSSFPPRATDVCSERREESVLQDVQSVVSPQQPVKLNAATDEEETTVDKTNPPPPTAHDEHSTLQSQNPAQAPEIVLSQFQGAEALQRPPMTLDSAVWSKAMAPEEVLEDLKLDCTMPQTLVLPQDKEDTASIGQWGEQLVHSFLTHWKENGGPSQITWFNENGESGRACDFKLTFTNNGSMQEVFVEVKTTVRRERHFIHMSANELDLALKEKERYHIYRVYGAGDVQHVRLCRIKNLAQHLHSKSLELFLFV